CCTGGTATTTCATACATCACACCAAAAGTACAATCTAACACAAGAAAAGGACATATGCATCACCACTGATTATAAGCATGCTGAGCAACTGATATGCAAGATGATATTGTATAAATGATGTGGTGCAATGCACTACATGCAAAGACATCCAAACCATACATCATAACCATCAGAGTTATATCATACTGGTACAAGgattaaagaaacaaagacaTTCGAAATTTCAATCTCAAATTCTCAAGTAGACATTACTGggagcccaaaaaaaaaacaactcaTCAGATGTAAAGTTTCGCCGAGAAGGTGGCTCAGTTTGTTAATTCCATAATGGCAGAAACAATGTCTCCTTCTGCTGCTTTGAGTGCTTTAACAGCTCTTGGTCTTGAAACCCCAGCTTGTGTCATCACCAACTCTATGTCCTTGGGTTCCACACCAGTTTCATCtatatcttcatcatcttgaGCCAATGTTGATGGCTCAGGGTTTGCTGTCACATTATTTAGATTAGGAGCCTTGAACTGCTCCGCAGCCTGAGTTTGAAGTTGTGAGCTtaaatcttcaatctttgctTCCCCAAAAATGACATACGTATCAGATGCAGGGCTCTTAAAAACATCTGGCTTTGAGATAACAAACAGAATCTGCAAGAACAAAGATAAATACATTAACTATATGCATAAATCTCATTTAAGCCAAGACGTTgcaatcaaaagaaaaaaggaaaaaaaatgcgACAAATCAACACCAACATTCTTGCTCTTCTTGACAGTCACACGGCTGACACCTGGTATTGGCTTCATTCCAAGTTTCAACATTGCCTTGCGACTCTTCTTTTCACTTCTGCTCTGCTTAGACCTACCACTTGCATCTCCTTGTCCTGCCAGTGACATTTagacaaaaaatttataccCATATTTACATTGACTATACAAGATACAATGTAGAACTTCCCTCCAACCCAACCCACCCACCCCCCATTTTTTATAGCAGCAAGGACCAGAGCAAGAATTATCGTCTCAGGGTAACCTCTACGGCTAAACCAAACCATTCAGTTgaaaaattttaccaaaaattcaacactcttatatctttaattttttaaattttcagtcACACAACCAGATAATTATGGGCATATTTCTGCCCagaaagaaaatcataacCAGAACAAGAGAGAGGCCAAGCTAAACGAAGAGACAAAAACACTGCATGGTGCATTGAAGACAGCAACACAACCTTTTACCCATGGCTTCTACTTATGTTAATGGAAAGATCATTCAATCCCCTAAtcaaactaaattttttttatcaaaaaataataaaattaatactcaaattcaaatatgcTGCTCAGATTGCCTAAAAAGTTTTCTAcctaatctatatatataaaggcagAGTTAGAGTTTGGTGTAACTTTCAAAATAACAAGAAATATCCTTTGCTAAttagaattctaaaataatacaacTTAATTAATGAGGAATAAAATAGTAAAAGCaatcttttaaattaaaaaaagttattaaAGTAGGCTAGTAAAATTATTAAAGTAGAACTGTTACCATTTGAAAAGGACGAAAATGGGAGAAAGAAATCTGTTGAAATCTGTTGAAAAGGACAAATACCGATGAATGGCCTTCAATCATTTTTCTCGGTTTAACTATTCATTTGAGAGTATAAACCGACAAGAAAAACTCCAACATTCAGTACAATCATGTCATCTTTCATTTCTAGATGACACAACGAAGATCAGGTATATCATTTATCTGCCATTTCATTTCACTTACAAACTCTGTGGCGTGTGATTTTGGAATTCTAGTTGTTTCTATGATTTCCCTGTTCAGATTGAttcccttaattttttttctggcACTACAAATTTTATCTTATCTTTCCGTGAAACTTTGATGTTTTATTCATAAGGGGTTAGGTGAATAGTGCAATAGTATAGACATGTTTAAAGAGTGAATTTTTTATCAGATATTGGCgacaataagaaaaaatgtCAGATACTTCAGGATCAAACATCTATGTCCGCATTACTTAGATTATGTACATTTTGTTCCTAAATTCATTGtcaaactaataaaatatatatatttaatatgaGTGATGCAATAAATGAATGTGggcataaagaaaaaacaatctttcaaaagaaatatataaatgagtGAGTATAAATTGGAAAGAAAGGGTAATTTTTTGGGACAGTTATGGGTATGTCCATCTTGGTAGTAGAAAATGCCTTTCGCGTGCGAAAAGTGCATGCAGAGAagcttaaataaataaataaaattaacattttCAATGTGCACTTTACCTTCCACATCATCGTCATCcttttcatcatcttcatcatcatcgtcatcttcatcatcttcgtCCTCAACTACAGGCTCATCATCCTACACAAAATGCCACTCAAACTTTCATGCCCAATAAAGAAATAGTGAAGCATCCTAGATAATGTATTGAATGATAGCTCTAACAAAAGAGTATATTTGCTATTCTCCACCACTAACCATCAACACAAGGTTAACAACTATAGTAGGAAAGGACATAACTAAAACACTGTCATATATTGCACATAAACATGACAAATTAGTAACCAAACAAGTTAAACATATAACTTTATGAACCTCTGAGACTAGTCAATTGGAAATCAAGTTAAGCCAAGTACAATGGGTATTGAGTGGATTGAGCATCACATTCTTTCTCCCACTAATAGAAAATACCAACTTAGACTAGTGATCTACTGTGAAATATTTTATAGTTCAAGATTGATGTCACAATAGTAGGCCACTAATTACGCCAACAAGATTGTCTTAATCCGGACAAAAGATGAAAATGCTAAATAAACATGCCTGTTAAATCTAACCAGATAAATATGCTATATGCTTGAAAGCATCAACTGAGGAAACATACTCCAGTTAATAGAATACAGGCAAGATGTAAAATACCTTGTAATGAGCAAAGTTTGAAAGTAAAATAAGATACAATCAGAGATTGACTAATCTCGATTATCCAAACCAAGTTCTTAATGGGCAGCTGATTAAACACAGAAGTGTTCACTTCCCAAAATGATTCTTTATTTCACCTAAGAAAATCCACACTTCCATGATTCCTTAATTTGAGagggaaccaaaaaaaaaaaaaaactaaatccATACAATTTTAATGCAGCTTTTTGAGgtgtaaaaatattttaaggATCCTCCATGATCATTCCATTcctcaattcttaatatttagCTACATAATGCCACATTTTGACCTACTAATATTAACCCCAATGTTAGGTGTAACAATATGCCGATCTATGTGAATGACTGAACCCTTACAAAACCTATGTCCTCAATTaggtttctttctttggctGGGCAAGAATCGATTATAGACCTCCCAACCAAACGAAGGTCTGAAGCCACCCATGCAATATCAAACTCATAACAAGACTTCACCTCAAGTGCtagagaaataaaaaacagaagcTCCTCACATCATCTGATTCATCAGACAGTTCTAGTTATTCTCCCTTGACCCTTCTCACACCCCATTGATTCAAACCTCAGTCGTCTTAATTCAGTAAGAAGCAAATCATATAAAGTCAAATTTCGGTTCACATTTTTGCAATTGGCTGATGCAGTGTGATATGGAAGGCTGATTAAGAATCACCCAggataaccaaaaaaaacaaccttcaccaaccaaagcattaaagaagaaacaatgatacaagtgaaactaaaaatgaaaactcaaAGGTCAGCAGTATATCTAGTTCTCCAAACTGTAAGGAAAGGTTTCCAAGCGACCCCGATAGCTACTACATAACTAAAAcgtaagcaaaaaaaaaaaaaacacccacGGTAAACTGGATCACATCCCCTCTAAAATGGATACAAAACTAATTCTAAAAGCTGATCACAaggaaataatattaaataaaaattaaacccTTATAGGTCTCTAGTTAAGTTCACTATGTAGAAATGTGTTCCGCATTCATCGATCCATTGGAAAGATTTATCGGAAATTCAACACCATAGCAGCTAAAACGCAAAatataacaaacaaacaaaaaatcacaCTCCAACCATAAAATATTTCCAAATCATTTTCTAGATCAGCTAATTTTCTCCATAAACCAAATattatacccaaaaaaaaatattccaggcaatatcaatattcctaaacaataaataaaagaaaaaccagaaGGCATAAGCCAATCCAGAGAACTATCACATATCACAAGCCTCTACTCAAATGAAACCGTTGATAAACTGAGAACGAACATGT
Above is a genomic segment from Prunus dulcis chromosome 7, ALMONDv2, whole genome shotgun sequence containing:
- the LOC117635648 gene encoding nascent polypeptide-associated complex subunit alpha-like protein 1, translating into MTAQTQEEELAAQLEQQKIHDDEPVVEDEDDEDDDDDEDDEKDDDDVEGQGDASGRSKQSRSEKKSRKAMLKLGMKPIPGVSRVTVKKSKNILFVISKPDVFKSPASDTYVIFGEAKIEDLSSQLQTQAAEQFKAPNLNNVTANPEPSTLAQDDEDIDETGVEPKDIELVMTQAGVSRPRAVKALKAAEGDIVSAIMELTN